TCATAGTCATGGCCAGCCTCTCAACCTGTCCACCCCTGACCAGGGACTCGGTCATTCAGGCCCGCCAACTAATCAGGTCACACGTCCATCTGACTCCCGTTTTGACGAACAAGACACTGAGCCGAATGGCGTCGACACCAAGAGACCCTGCCGCGGTCGGCAGCGGCCGTACACCAGCGAGACCCATTCTCAGGCTCTGGTTCAAATGCGAAAACATGCAACGCACCGGCGCCTTCAAAGCCCGCGGGGCCTTCCACGCCATAAAGAGACTCCAACAGGAGCCCGGATGGCTCGAGAGCGGCGGCAAGGGGAAGGGCGTCGTAGGGTACAGCGCAGGTAAAAGTCGCAACGCCTTGATTCCCTCCTCTAATCTCCCGCTTTACTGATCGAATGGGTCCATCTTTCAGGTAACCACGCCCAAGCCCTCGCCTTGGCGGCCGCAGAAGACGGCATCGCGTCTCGCATCGTGATGCCCACCACGACGCGCCCGAACAAGATCGCAGCGACGAGAGGCTACGGCGCCATCGTCGTCTTCTCGGGGCCGGGATTCGCTGGCCGCGAGGCCGTCGCGGCCGAGATCGTCGCCGAGACGGGCGCCAGGCTCGTGCCGCCTCACGACCACCCGGACGTCATCCTCGGTCAGGCGACGGCGGGACTCGAGTTCCAGGAGCAAGTTttggagcagcagcagcaacaaaaCCTCATCGAAgagggaagaggaggaggaggaggaggaggaggaggaggacgacgacgacgacgaaaagGTCTCGACGCCATCATCGCGCCctgcagcggcggcggcctccTCTCCGGCACAGCCCTCAGCTGCGAGGGCACCGGCATAAGAGTCTTTGGCGCGGAGCCCGAGTTCGAGGGCGCCGACGACGGGCGGAGGGGGTTCTACTCGGGCGCGAGGATCGTCGCCCACGCCAAGACCCCCGACACGGTGGCGGACGGCCTCGCGGGCGCCGTCGGCGCCGCGCCGTGGGGCCTGATCTACGATCGGGGCCTGGTGGGCGGCATGTACGCCGTCACCGAGGAGGAGATCCTCGCGGCGACGCGGCTGCTCCTGGAGAGGCTCAAGGTGTGGGTCGAGCCGAGCGCGGCGGTGCCGTTGGCTGTCGCGTTGTATAATGAGGAGTTTCGGGGCATGGCGGAGCGGGAGGGGGGTGAGGAGGGGTGGGACCTGGGGCTTGTTGTTAGTGGTGGGAATGTTGATGTTGATGGGATGGTGAGGCTCTTCTCGTAAGGCAGGAGGCACGAGACACTTGGGAGAGGGGAGGTGAAAAGATGATGAAGGTAGTTAGCAGCGTGTGAAAAGTCGCATGTGACGTTCATTGATATACAAATATGGATAGTACTTGAAGTGTCATCTCCGGTTTGTTTGTCCTGTTCCCCAGCCAAGAGCATCAGCGGACTTGTCAGGGCCCCCGACGAGAGCTTGGCCACATCTGAACCATAGAGATAGACCCCCGCGAGTACACTGTGGAGAAGACGGGAATCATGGGAAAAGATGGCCATCATGACGCTGGTCTGTTGGCAGTAAGTTACCAGGGCCAGCTTGATCTTGCtcaagtattataaatatatttcaaAGTCAAGAACTCCCTTCATCATATGTAGTAGCGTGTGTTCAAGGGGGCGAGTAGTTCAGATGACGAAGCTTTCTTTGGGGTGATAGTTGTGACTAGAAACCACATAATGAAATTTTTGATAATCTAGAACCCCGGCTACCAGATGATGTTTTCATTGCTCTCTTATTTCCACGGCCCGGAGTAAAGATTGTGCCGCGGAACTCACCGTCAATGGCTAGCGATATTCGGGAATCTAAGACTTCCAAACCCCAAGAGGTATGAGCTATTCAATTCCAATGATTATCATGATCAGCGCTGTCAAGTATACATATGCATCCCCAGCATTTGCGTTGGTGAAGACAAGCTTCATCCAACATCACGATCTCAAAGTTTCGGCTTTACCCTTCATAATCCAGCTTTCGTCTACAGTGACCAAGCAAGCAATCTCGAGTCCTTAACGGGATAATCGGCCGGTTGGCCCAATGGCAAGGCGTCTGACTACGATTCAATCAGTTATCAGGAGATTCTGGGTTCGACCCCCAGGCTGGTCAAAATTCTTTTGCGCTTGCTTGCAGATTTTTTTTCCTTGACtcgattttttttttggggGCGCCGGTGCGTTGGTGGGAAAACGCATGTCGGGAGTGGGCTGGCCGGGCCTCTGACCAACTAGAATCATCTATTCCGACGAATTTGGAAGAAAACCTAAAACGGTGTGTTGGATTTTTTTGGAGAAAGGTATCCGGTATCCATCCGTACGGATAGCTTGGaccgggggagggggggagcCTCGGAACAGGCGGGTCTTCCACCGTTTTCCCACCGACGTCGAAAAGGTATCAACCCATGTGTCTACATGGGACGGCCTGGGCGCGAGAGAGCTTCGCGCGTTTATAGCGTGTCGCGATCAAAGTTTCTCTATAATACGTGTATTCGCGACGGGTACAGAGTACTTTGTAGATATTCGCTACTTTTCAACGGCGATGCCGTGATGTTGCCTGATCACGCCCCCCTTTTCCTATTTGAGGAACCTTTCTAGAAGGGGGGCGGACGGACCTTCCATGCTATCAAGGAGAAACATTGCGGGGGATAATGTGGTAACTTGTATGAACCCAGGGCGCAGGGGAAGGGGGTGGGAAAAGGGGAGTGAACGTGCGAAAA
The Colletotrichum lupini chromosome 6, complete sequence DNA segment above includes these coding regions:
- a CDS encoding threonine dehydratase, with the translated sequence MASLSTCPPLTRDSVIQARQLIRSHVHLTPVLTNKTLSRMASTPRDPAAVGSGRTPARPILRLWFKCENMQRTGAFKARGAFHAIKRLQQEPGWLESGGKGKGVVGYSAGNHAQALALAAAEDGIASRIVMPTTTRPNKIAATRGYGAIVVFSGPGFAGREAVAAEIVAETGARLVPPHDHPDVILGQATAGLEFQEQVLEQQQQQNLIEEGRGGGGGGGGGGRRRRRKGLDAIIAPCSGGGLLSGTALSCEGTGIRVFGAEPEFEGADDGRRGFYSGARIVAHAKTPDTVADGLAGAVGAAPWGLIYDRGLVGGMYAVTEEEILAATRLLLERLKVWVEPSAAVPLAVALYNEEFRGMAEREGGEEGWDLGLVVSGGNVDVDGMVRLFS